The Caldicoprobacter guelmensis genome includes a region encoding these proteins:
- a CDS encoding CBS domain-containing protein — MEVYSLENAERFLNAFNRIENFLRKETNSKPGVSFVELVSRASKFNNVVDKYKDDLREFAQLRNAIVHQTTEQPIAVPIDEVVQSIEFIAQYLLSPPKVIPTFQRKVFTMYDDDSVRNAMINMYRKKYSQIPIYTRDGEFVFLLTTYTITMWMGECMDKNILNPGDYLIRDVACYEANCDNYRFVSSQATLFDVLEIFHHAQRKGTKLEAVLITDSGNIQDKLMGIITVWDLPQINEILNL; from the coding sequence GTGGAGGTGTACAGCCTGGAAAATGCCGAAAGGTTTTTGAATGCCTTCAACAGGATCGAGAACTTTTTGAGGAAGGAGACAAACAGCAAACCAGGGGTTTCATTTGTGGAACTTGTAAGTAGAGCATCCAAATTCAACAATGTGGTGGATAAGTACAAAGACGATTTGAGGGAGTTTGCCCAGCTTAGAAATGCCATAGTGCATCAGACCACAGAACAGCCCATAGCCGTTCCTATAGATGAGGTGGTGCAAAGCATTGAATTTATAGCCCAGTACCTATTATCGCCTCCCAAAGTGATACCCACTTTCCAAAGAAAAGTGTTTACGATGTATGATGATGATAGCGTTAGAAACGCGATGATAAACATGTACAGGAAAAAGTACTCTCAGATACCTATATATACGAGGGACGGCGAGTTTGTCTTTCTCTTGACCACATATACCATAACAATGTGGATGGGCGAATGCATGGATAAAAATATATTGAATCCGGGAGATTACCTCATAAGGGATGTGGCTTGCTATGAGGCCAACTGTGATAACTATCGTTTTGTAAGTTCGCAGGCCACATTATTCGATGTCCTCGAGATTTTTCACCATGCTCAGCGTAAAGGCACCAAGCTGGAAGCCGTGCTCATTACCGACAGCGGTAATATTCAGGACAAGCTTATGGGCATAATTACTGTGTGGGATTTGCCTCAAATAAATGAGATACTTAATTTGTAG
- a CDS encoding OsmC family protein: MPDLKFKAKAYSENPTKTVVETRGFKIVIDEPESLGGTNAGANPVEYLLAALAGCINVVAHVVAKEMGFEIRGLEIDLEGDLNPARFMGKSTADRAGYKEIRVNLKVDTDADAETLSKWLDAVEDRCPVSDTLSNGTPVKISLA, from the coding sequence ATGCCGGATTTGAAATTTAAAGCAAAAGCCTACAGTGAAAACCCCACCAAGACGGTGGTGGAGACAAGGGGATTTAAGATTGTCATCGATGAGCCTGAGAGCTTGGGCGGGACCAATGCAGGGGCCAACCCGGTGGAGTATCTGCTGGCCGCTCTGGCTGGGTGCATCAATGTGGTAGCCCATGTGGTGGCAAAAGAGATGGGCTTCGAAATAAGGGGCTTGGAGATCGACCTTGAGGGAGATTTGAATCCCGCAAGGTTTATGGGCAAGTCTACCGCTGACAGGGCGGGGTACAAGGAGATCAGGGTGAATTTAAAGGTGGATACCGACGCCGATGCCGAAACGCTGTCTAAATGGCTTGACGCCGTAGAAGATAGATGCCCGGTGAGCGACACCCTGTCCAACGGTACACCGGTAAAGATAAGCCTGGCATGA
- a CDS encoding substrate-binding domain-containing protein: MKKTITLFICAIFMLTLFAGCGSKDNNSGSSKDGSQFDTSREINVISREEGSGTRGAFVELFGILQKDSSGNKIDYTTEEARIANNTSVMMTSVAGDKYSIGYISLGSLNDTVKALKIDGVEPTVENVKSGQYKVARPFIIVTKGDISDITKDFIDFILSSDGQKVVEENGYIPVSNKPSYSGNKPTGKVVVAGSSSVSPLMEKLKEAYLAVNPNAQIEIQTNDSTAGINAAIEGICDIGMSSRELKESELNAGLTPITIAMDGLVVIVNKENPVENLTSKQVRAIFTGEITQWSEVME, from the coding sequence ATGAAAAAAACAATAACACTATTCATATGCGCAATATTCATGTTGACCCTTTTTGCAGGGTGTGGATCTAAGGATAACAACTCCGGAAGCAGCAAAGATGGTAGCCAATTTGACACCTCACGAGAAATTAACGTAATTTCTCGCGAAGAGGGATCGGGCACAAGAGGCGCTTTCGTAGAGCTGTTTGGCATTCTGCAGAAAGACAGCAGCGGAAATAAGATTGATTACACCACCGAAGAAGCACGTATAGCGAACAATACATCGGTAATGATGACGTCTGTCGCAGGAGACAAATACTCCATAGGATATATATCCTTGGGCTCTTTAAACGATACCGTAAAGGCTCTTAAAATTGACGGTGTTGAGCCCACGGTAGAAAATGTAAAGAGCGGCCAATATAAGGTTGCCCGTCCGTTTATCATTGTCACAAAAGGCGATATAAGCGACATCACAAAAGACTTCATCGATTTTATCTTGAGCAGCGACGGTCAAAAAGTGGTTGAAGAAAATGGGTATATACCGGTATCTAACAAACCTTCTTACAGCGGAAACAAACCCACAGGAAAAGTAGTAGTGGCGGGGTCTTCATCGGTATCCCCTCTTATGGAAAAGCTTAAAGAGGCCTACCTTGCAGTCAACCCCAACGCACAAATCGAGATTCAGACCAACGATTCGACCGCCGGCATCAACGCCGCCATAGAGGGCATATGCGACATAGGCATGTCTTCCAGAGAATTGAAAGAGAGCGAACTCAATGCCGGTTTGACCCCCATTACCATTGCCATGGACGGCCTTGTGGTAATCGTCAACAAAGAAAATCCGGTGGAAAACCTAACGAGTAAGCAGGTCAGGGCTATTTTCACGGGCGAAATAACGCAATGGTCCGAGGTTATGGAATAA
- a CDS encoding PadR family transcriptional regulator — protein sequence MTFTNTQLKKGVLELCILYQLKDKELYGYQIMKAVKDQFSDVYDGSIYAILRRLNAEGYTQTYIKDSPSGPARKYYRITPAGVDYLNRTIAEWQMLVEGVRRLGIPF from the coding sequence TTGACATTTACCAATACACAACTTAAAAAGGGCGTATTGGAGCTGTGCATCCTTTATCAGTTGAAGGATAAGGAACTGTACGGTTATCAAATAATGAAGGCTGTTAAGGACCAGTTCAGCGATGTATACGATGGATCAATATATGCCATACTCCGGCGACTTAACGCTGAAGGATACACGCAGACGTATATAAAAGACTCTCCTAGTGGACCTGCCAGGAAGTATTACCGCATCACTCCGGCAGGTGTTGATTATCTTAACAGGACGATAGCGGAATGGCAGATGTTGGTTGAGGGAGTTAGGAGGCTGGGAATACCTTTTTAG
- the pstC gene encoding phosphate ABC transporter permease subunit PstC, with translation MKHFREKIMQTVFLLAACTSIFAVALICLFLFVNGIPAMAEIGVLHFLLGKKWKPSSGIYGIFPMILGSIYVTAGAIATGVPIGILTAVYMAKFCPKYIYRFLKPAVDLLAGIPSVVYGFFGLVVLVPLVRDTFGGNGSSILTASILLGIMILPTVISVSESAIRAVPESYYQGGLALGATHEQSVFFITLPAASSGIMAGVVLAIGRAIGETMAVIMVAGNQARMPAGLLKGIRTLTANIVIEMGYAAELHRGALIATGVVLFVFILIINLSFSLLIRRANR, from the coding sequence ATGAAACATTTCAGAGAAAAAATAATGCAAACGGTGTTTTTGCTGGCCGCCTGCACTTCTATCTTTGCGGTGGCCTTGATCTGTTTATTTTTGTTTGTTAACGGGATACCGGCTATGGCTGAAATCGGAGTACTGCATTTTCTCCTAGGAAAAAAATGGAAGCCATCCAGCGGCATTTACGGCATCTTTCCAATGATACTGGGGAGCATCTATGTAACAGCAGGCGCCATAGCAACAGGCGTTCCCATCGGCATACTAACAGCTGTATATATGGCCAAATTCTGCCCTAAGTATATATACCGTTTCTTAAAGCCCGCAGTCGACCTATTAGCCGGTATACCATCAGTGGTGTACGGCTTTTTCGGGCTTGTGGTGCTGGTACCACTGGTGCGGGATACCTTTGGTGGCAACGGCAGCAGCATACTGACAGCTTCCATCTTGCTGGGCATCATGATACTACCCACTGTTATAAGCGTAAGCGAGTCGGCCATACGCGCCGTCCCCGAGAGTTACTATCAGGGCGGCCTTGCTCTTGGTGCAACTCATGAGCAAAGCGTGTTCTTCATCACCCTGCCTGCCGCTTCCTCGGGTATCATGGCAGGGGTGGTACTGGCCATTGGTCGAGCAATCGGCGAAACCATGGCGGTCATAATGGTGGCCGGCAATCAGGCCAGGATGCCAGCCGGTCTGCTTAAGGGCATCAGGACATTAACCGCCAACATCGTCATTGAGATGGGCTACGCAGCTGAACTGCACAGAGGCGCGCTTATCGCCACCGGAGTGGTACTGTTCGTATTCATACTCATCATCAATCTCTCATTCTCCTTGCTTATAAGGAGGGCAAACAGATGA
- the pstA gene encoding phosphate ABC transporter permease PstA yields the protein MIKTKVQSIHHRLKMYRRSPISLVLLLLVVLSTTITVTILLFIIGYILVKGIPNITADLFAWEYTSQNVSLTPAVINTLIIVIVALLTAVPLGIFSAVYLVEYARHGNKLIEIIRLTTETLAGIPSIIYGLFGLLFFVTALGWGFSLLAGAFTLTIMILPVIMRTTEEALKAVPNSYREGSFALGAGKLRTVFRIVLPSAMPGILSGIILGVGRIVGETAALLYTAGTVAEIPKNLLSSGRTLSVHMYVLASEGLYINQAYATAVVLLVVVMIINWISNMMAKKITKG from the coding sequence ATGATTAAAACAAAGGTGCAGAGTATACATCACAGGCTAAAGATGTACAGAAGGTCTCCTATTTCCCTTGTGCTTTTGTTACTGGTGGTATTATCCACTACCATTACCGTAACTATTCTGCTGTTTATCATCGGATACATCCTCGTTAAAGGGATTCCAAATATAACGGCTGACCTGTTTGCATGGGAATATACCTCCCAGAATGTGTCTCTTACCCCCGCCGTCATAAACACCCTTATTATCGTGATAGTGGCCCTCCTCACGGCTGTACCCCTGGGCATATTTTCAGCCGTTTATCTGGTGGAATACGCAAGGCACGGGAACAAGCTGATCGAGATAATAAGGCTGACCACCGAAACGCTGGCCGGCATCCCCTCCATTATCTACGGGTTATTCGGGCTGCTGTTCTTTGTTACAGCCCTTGGCTGGGGATTTTCCCTTTTGGCCGGGGCCTTCACCCTTACCATAATGATACTGCCTGTCATCATGCGCACCACAGAAGAAGCGTTAAAGGCCGTGCCCAATTCCTACCGCGAAGGAAGCTTTGCCCTGGGTGCAGGCAAGCTGCGCACGGTATTTAGAATTGTGCTGCCCAGCGCTATGCCTGGCATATTATCAGGTATCATTCTGGGCGTAGGAAGGATAGTCGGAGAAACAGCAGCACTTCTTTACACCGCCGGAACAGTAGCTGAAATTCCCAAAAATCTACTGTCATCCGGCCGCACCTTATCGGTGCATATGTATGTCCTTGCAAGCGAAGGGCTGTATATAAATCAGGCATACGCCACAGCAGTTGTACTGCTGGTCGTTGTAATGATAATAAACTGGATTTCAAATATGATGGCAAAAAAAATCACGAAAGGGTAA